In Vulpes lagopus strain Blue_001 chromosome 4, ASM1834538v1, whole genome shotgun sequence, the DNA window CTGTGGCAGAAGTTCTTGAAAATGCCCTCCAGGTGGCCTCCCCTGGGCTGGCACCCAGGGCACCCGCACACCTTCCCAGACTCTCAGCAATCCTAGTGACCCAGACGGTGACTCGGAGAGCTGGACCCTGGCTCCTGGAACCACGGATACCGTCCACAAGGCTGTTCAGGAACCTGCAGAGAGCAATAGGAAAAAGCAGGCAGTGTTCAAATGTGCAGACgccaggcaggggcaggctcATGAATCAAGCTTGGAGGAAATACAGTATCGCTTTTCATTTCAggtgaaaggagaagaaaagccGAGGCATGCTTTGTTAAGAGTTTGTGTAACCTGTATCCCGTAATTTCCAGATAGtatatcaaaaaaacaaaacaaatcctaaCTTTTTACAGGTCAGTctcagggaaacaaaaaaaattaacagaggtTTGGCCTTCTCCCAACTAAGCAAACATGTTATTACCTCAGAGCCTAAGCACCAACTGGATGgctgagaaaagaataaaattaaaaaaaaaggcacaggaagaaattaaaagattttctccaaacaacttatttcaaaagaaaatactgtttttgaGATTTCACAGAATTACGtaccccaaaccaaaccaaaaccggGCCATgttcaaggaaggaaaaagaagaaataaaagtcagaCAAGGCAATCTCCAGACAGCCCACCTGAACCATGAAAACAGTGTAGGAGCAGGAGAAAACATCCCTGTATATTCTTGAAGGTCACCAGGTTTTAAGTTTATCTCTCCCATATATCTAATTTACTAAAATCTGAATTTACGGACCAGAAAAACTGGGAGAATAAAGAGGTAACTAGGTTCATAATAAAGGCTCCTGATTTACTAAAGAGTTTCTTAGAGGCTTCTTTGGTAAGAAGCCACAGGCTCCAGCACTCACAAGTGCACTCAcagtggttgggggtggggatggacgATTCCATTGAGGTTTCATGTAACTTATGCATTTCTacttagttgatttttttaagacttttaatttttttcaatataataaGATACACAAAAAAGTTTACTTACTGCGACTTTTCAGGATCACCGGTGTTAAAGAAGTTGACTGGGAATTTGGTGCTCACAATGCCTCAGATAATCTCACCATCTAGCCATGCCTCTCAAATACCTCCTCTCGCCAACTAAGTGCAAATGCTCACAAGCTTCAGACTATCACTTAGTCATACCCCTGGCTCCTCGGCTCCTCTTTGGCCCTTCACCTTGTCATCCCCACAGACTCCCTGGGAGCTCCCCTGcagcttcctttctccttcttcttccctgcAAAGCTGTTCCTTCATTTACACAAGCATGTTCAACAGATGCGGCACCCCAGGATGTTTGCATACACAGCACATACTTAAATTCACTACCTATTCATTGTGTAGCTGGAACCTTTACTGAGGCTGGAACTATTCTTGCTAACTGCATCCTATAATCTCCTGCAGCTTTCAAACTACTGGAACTCAAATGGAACACAACATTAGAAAACTTTTAGGGGAGCCTGAGTGTCTCAGGCGGTTGagtgcccgactcttggtttctactcaggtcatgatctcagggtcatgcactgaaggtggagcctacttaggatcctctctctccctctgcccctggcccccacctaaatttttttttaagagaaaaaatttaaaaacaaataaaagcagtgTTTGACTCTAACTTGGTCTGCTGTGTCCCTCCAAAGTTCCCTTGCTTTGAAAGATGACCCTCAAAGTCTGTCACAAAGAATTgatattctgtaattttttttgacttttggGTTCCAACAAGCTCCTGGAGGGGTGTGGCCAAAAATCCACACTAAAGGAGAATTTGCCAGAGGCTGAGCTCTGTCTTCCTAGGAACAACAGGAAGAGTCTGGCTCCCCAGCACACTTGACTCCAGGGCTCTGAGACAAAGTGGTAAAAAACAAGAGTACTCCTTGATGTTCCAGTAGGTGTCCTTACATTGGCACATCCCATGACTGATGATTgactttcacagaaataaaacatggtaGAAAAGGAAGAACCCAGCGAGGCCTGAGGTTCTGTTTTGTTCCCTATTTTGAATGGGTGAATCTTAGCAACAGGGATAGCATGGCCTAAAACCTGGAACCCTGAAAGGGCCAAATTCACATTgttcccctctcccctgcccacaGTACTCCCAACGATAAGAGCTTGCACACACTGTGCCAGCCACTACCTCAAGCACCTTGAATGTATTATCTTACTATATTTTCACAGTTACCCTGGGGATCCCTACTGccctttcacagatgaagaagatGGAGAGTGGCAGAACTGGGCAGTCTGAATCTAAGTTGGCTCTACTGTCCTTCAGTAGCACAACAGAGTTTCTCTATAAGCTCAGAATCAGCACATCATCAGGATATGGTACCATGtatgaaatttcaaaatgaagaacAGTCGGATCTTACAGCAATGTAAATGCTGACTTGAAGGTGCGTGACACACAATGCCTCTGAGGGGCAGAAGCCTCATCGAGGTAACTGTAGATAAGCTGAGGGGAGGTCAGGTATGAAAAAGACCTCCCccaaggaaggaagcagggaaatGTTACAGTGGCCCATGTGTGCATGTTTGCTGACTTGATTCACAGGTACTTCGTGTTCTCAGTTTCCCCTCTCACAGCATCAGGAGTTGCACAAATGGTACAGCCTCTCACAGGTGTGAAGAGTTCCATGAGACACTCATGCTCTTTCACAGTTTTAATTTgagtttgttttgccttttctggcaAACATGGATTTTTAGCATTATACTTAACTACTGGATCTCGAAGGAAAGACACTGGCTTCCCCGTGTCCTCAGTGGATACTTGGGGACTCAGCTAGCACTTGCCTTGGAGTCAGGCAGATGAATAATATGCATGCCATTCTAAGGTTGTGAATTAACTCCTTCCTCCCTTATTACACTTTCAGATGGAAAACTCAGCACCGGGTGATCACAGAACACCTAGCAAGGACCCCAGCATGAGCTTCTGAAGAGCTGTATGCCCTTCAGCTGTCATTTCACTATTTGTTTTCCCATTCATGAAATGAGGAACTGCACCATACATCTTTGTAATTTGAAGGCTATGTCATAGTCTATGTGAAGTTACAGACACAAGTGGAGGTAGGGTAGAGGAAACAGGAATGAGCAAACTAACCAGGGTTTTTCCCACTTTCAGTCCCTGAAAGGGCAACCACTGACACTGATTCAAACTTTGAATGACTTTCCTCATCTAACACACTTGAGAGCAGCAAACTTCCAGTTATTCAAGATCCAATAAAAAGAAGAGCTAAGCTAACTCAGTTTTCTTCTTATATAGCACtttacttaaaaaaggaaatgacaagcAACAAGCCCAAATCTGCTATTTATTCCAAAACTAAATTTCTAAAGGGTGATAGGATCAGTTGTTTTCCAGGATAACATACATTTGGCCTGACTCTCACATCATCCATAGCCCTGTTcgacaaaataaaaattgtgtttctAATGATTCTAAGACCTTGGCAGGTAGATAAAGCCTAAATTATAGCAGTAATGTAGTATGGACAGTAAAACTTTAATGGTAAGAATATAATTTAgagcacctgtgtggttcagtcagttaaacatcccattcttggtttggctcaagtcaggatctcagggtagtgggattgagtcctgcctttggcttggcaCTGACCATggagtctgtccctctcccccttttcctccccctactgcctctctctcgctctcaaataaataaataaatacaatcttttaagaaaatgaatatagttTGAATTGTACTTCTTTTAAAATGGCCGgctattttcagattttcatttatcttattcAACTTCACCTAATAGAGTTTATCTGCAAAagggctattttttttctaaagattttatttgtttattcatgagagacagagagagagagagagagacgtaggcagagggagaagcaggcttccagtggGGAGGCGGATGAGGGACTCATTGGGGATCAGGACCTAAGTccaaggcagactcaaccactgagccacccaggtgcccccaaagggcTATTTTTGAGGATAAAATGATTTACCAGAGGTGATAGCAATTTGGTAAGCTTTGTACATATGTGCCATTCTTCAGAAATGTGAAACTACTGTACAGATTTATCTAGGAAATTGCACTCATGGGCCACATCTACGCCTGCATATGACTTCCACGTGTTTATTCACTTTCTGAAGCTCCAGGTCGTTTGTATTCAGTAGGCGACCCAAAGCCTCTCAGAGGTGCCGGCTGGCTCTGCGGGTAGGGCATGCGCAATCTTGATTTCCCTGTTCTGAGTTCGAGGGTGATAGTGTTTacttaagcaaacaaacaaaaagcccttTGAGGAGGCGAGGAGACCACGATTAGAGAGAGGTGCCCGTGCtcctgcgccctgcgccctgcgccctgcgccctggAAAGGGCACGATACCTTTACGGGAGCCTACAAGCTGGCACCTGCGCGCCCCGCTCTCGGCGCCCCCGCGACCCGAGGGCCAGAGCGggcaggggcgggcgggggcgcgggcgggggccccCCGACTGGGAAGACCGAGGCTGGGCTGCCCTCctgcgggcggggccgggcagcCGGCTGCCCCGCGGTCCTGCAAGGTCTGGGCGGCGGAGCTCCGCTCGGCCTCCCCatgcgggcgcgggcgcgggcgcgggccgggggggcgggggaggcccgGACCCACGGCAGGTACACGGCCCCGCGGGTGCTCCGGCGCTCCCGCCTGCCCACCCCCGCCGGCCGCCTGGCTTGGTGAcgcgcccgccccctcccggggCCGCAGAAGTGCTCGCCCTCCCCCTGGGGCCCGCGCACCGCGCACCGCGCACCGTggccgcggccccgggccccccagcgccccccgcgccctcccgaGCCCCCGCCCGCACGGCCCCGCGTTCTGCGCCctggccccgccgccccccgcacCTACCGGGCGGGCCCCGCGCTCCCCAGCAGGTGGCCCCGGGCAACACGGCGTCCAGCGGGGCCGCCAGAAGCTGTCGGAGACGGAGGGAAGGCGGCTCAAACCCTCGGCCTCGCGGTGAGCAAACAGTGtccctgcgcccccgcccgcccgcccgcccgcgctgCCCCACCCGCGGCCGCGTGCCCCGGCGGCTGACTGGGTGCTCGCCGCCCCACCCGGGCCCCTGGACGCGCTCCAGGCCCAGACGTCGGCGCGGCCTGCTGCCCCAggggaccccccaccccgggcacccGGCCCGGAGCTGCCGCGTGGGGGGGCCAGGCCGCCGCCCTCCACCTGCTGCCCGCCGAGCCGCGGAACCGAGTGGTGTCAGCGGCGCGGGCCTGCTCCGCCCCGAGCTCAAGGTCTCCTGCAAGCCCGGGCCTGCGGAGGCGGGAGGCCTTCTCGGTCCCACGGACGGTCCCAGCAGGCCAAGTCAGCTCCCCTCCGGGCCGGCTCCTGACGCCCCGAGCTGACTTTACCCGCCCCGCCCCCTTTTGTTGACCTTAAAGTCATTTATCAGACACTCAGGCACTTGTCAGTACAGGCCCCAAAGCTTCGTAGGGCAGAATCAAGGAGGCGAAAGGCTGGAAAGATGGAGACTGCAAACAACAGACAcggagggaaaaatgaaagaaatctggagaaaggaaagaaggtaaaGGAATCTTGTGAATAGCAGCAAGAACAGGTTGGGGTGGTGCCGGAAGGGAGGAGCTGACCGGGTACAGGAAAGTTGGGCAGAAGCGAGTAGAAACGTTGCAGGGCATTTTCCATTGTGCAGGAGCGTTGGGAATGTGCGCGGAGGAATAGCCTGCTCTGGGGGACCCCACCCTGCACATGGTGGGGAGGAGTCAAGAACCCTGAGCCTTCTCTAGTCCTCTCCACAGCCCACCTGATACATTCAGGGGTCTGACTGGCTTCCTGCAAAAGTGAAACTTTCTTCTTCCTAACTTCTCTAGACCTCAGAAGTTACTCAAAGTTAGAAAGAGCCTTGGGGGCAGAGAGAAGTCCTTGAGAAGCTATTTAGGAACCATTCTAGGGATTGCATCAGGGGAGAATTTCTGGTTTACTTTTGGTTCCCACTGCTTGTTAAATGAATGGCCTGTGACTGCATTTGGCTGGATTGTCTCTTGCCCCTGGGTAGCGGCTGTGGCCAGCTGAAAATGAATCCTCACATTTCATGGATCCAGCAGTTGAAGAACTAACAGGTGGTTCATCAGTCAGTAAAATTTTCCTACAACGGACACTGGTTGCAGCGGATGACCTTCCCCCACACTCAAGTTCACGTGCTGATAAGTCTTTCTTTATAAGAGTACTCCCACTTGGCTACTAACCTGTCTGTACTTCGGTTTTCCCTTCTGGATAATAACAACGCCTACCTCATGAAGTTgttgtgaaggttaaatgagataatatatgtaatgtGCTTGGAATAGTTCGGGGACTGGTGGATGTACAAATATATTAGCTTATATTATTTCACATCACATACTGCAGTTTCAAGTTATAACTTCATACTCAGACCTTGGATTTTGCCTTGTGTGGTACCTAGACTCCATGTTAACCTCAGTG includes these proteins:
- the LOC121488708 gene encoding basic salivary proline-rich protein 2-like is translated as MPLRGRSLIEVTVDKLRGGQREVPVLLRPAPCALRPGKGTIPLREPTSWHLRAPLSAPPRPEGQSGQGRAGARAGAPRLGRPRLGCPPAGGAGQPAAPRSCKVWAAELRSASPCGRGRGRGPGGRGRPGPTAGTRPRGCSGAPACPPPPAAWLGDAPAPSRGRRSARPPPGARAPRTAHRGRGPGPPSAPRALPSPRPHGPAFCALAPPPPAPTGRAPRSPAGGPGQHGVQRGRQKLSETEGRRLKPSASRPQSFVGQNQGGERLERWRLQTTDTEGKMKEIWRKERSGCGQLKMNPHISWIQQLKN